In Salvelinus fontinalis isolate EN_2023a chromosome 8, ASM2944872v1, whole genome shotgun sequence, the genomic stretch TTACaaaacacatactgtatggaATATCTAGGAATGTTTTGAGAGTGATATAAAAAGGCAGCCTGATGGTGTTCCTAAAGGAAAGATGTCCAGACCTGCGCATCCCAGTCCTGTGGGAAGAGGCATCCTCAGGGACCCTGCAGAGTGCTTCAGTCGTTCGCTCAGAGACTTCTGCACCAGGGCCAGAGTGCAGTCCTGGTGCCACACAGGCAGCTCCAGCCCCACCATGCAGTGGCTGATCCGggccttctcctctcctgtcaggaGCCCTTTCTGGTGGGCCACGTACACCATGAAGGACATGTCAATGTTCACCGCCTCCCCGTGGAGCAGCGCAGGCAGCACTTTCTGCAAAGGAGCATAAAAAGGTTAATTCCAAaggtaaagttatactgtatgcACATTTGTCGAATTGTCTTCACTTGTCAAAAATATATCTGATCATTCACACCTTCCCTGAAATCTTTCTCCCCATCCTTTCATATCCCCTCCATACACCTTTTTTTATCATTCACTAGTATCAACTCAGTGATCAAATCTTTACCATTTCTAGCTCAGGGCTGACTAGATGGCCaaagtccaccagtctgtccaggTCATCCTCCCACAGATTGGGAGCCAACTCCTCTAGCATGGTTTCAATGGCAATCCGTGTGGACAAAGAGGCAGCATCTTCCAGGTCACAGCAGCCACTGATCTTGTCATGGGATTGGAAACTGGAGTCCAACAGGTACCTGCCTTTAGTCTCCAGGAGCTCAAACAGGCCCTTGTGTTTCATCAGAGCCATCTAGAACACAATGAATGATGGCTGATTTATTAGCTCCATACAGAGTTTGGAAGTAAGCCACTATCAATGGGGTGATTTAGGCTTGTAAAAAGTGCTTAACTTTATTCCTTCATATGTGTTAATTAGTAATAGTGATTAGTATAGTGTATTAGACATGTAATAGACAGCAAACAAATACAACCACACCTTGCTGTTAAGACAGCAAACAAATACAACCACACCTTGCTGTTAAGACAGCAAACAAATACAACCACACCTTGCTGTTAAGACAGCAAACAAATACAACCACACCTTGCTGTTAAGACAGCAAACAAATATAACCACAACTTGCTGTTAAGGGATGTTTGTCCAAAACAACTGTTGTCCAGATATGCCTCAATGCACAGCAACAGTCTGTCCTTTTAGAAAGATGACATGCTCAGTTTGTCATGTGTTAGGGTGCTTTCACGTATTCAACCCACATGCATACTGTACCCATGCTGCAATGATGAGTACCTTTAACATTTCTGCCATTCCATTAGAAACCTGCCTGCGAGGAACAGTTCGGATGAAGGTCCGGTCTAAAAATGATGCGACCGGAGGTATGTAACTCCCCAGCTTGTTCTTACCATTGGCAAAGTTGACTCCAGTTTTGGCCCCCACACTGGCATCAATGTAGGAAAGCAGGGTGGTCGGGACACGGATATAGGGGGTTCGCCTCCGGTAGAGAGAAGCAGCTAGGCCCACCACATCCAGACACACCCCTCCTCCAATAGCAATGATGGGTTCAGAGCGCCTGTCTATGCCAAACTTGTGGACCTCCTCCAGAATCCTGGTCACAAGCTCCATGGACTTGTTCTCCTCTGTAGTGGGCAGTGGGAGGATCCTATAAAGAACATTTCTGGCCT encodes the following:
- the LOC129860817 gene encoding 2-epi-5-epi-valiolone synthase-like codes for the protein MTEPTVSHSVNTQVIKSHENSDSDTSQQTEYSLLQVNGAWSRQTGGQTQKEGRLSAAKIFQSTSEHGLSWTVVSPIVFTYRVIQCHNLLDVGNDTLLCGHIEDQDELKAFRSNTKPIKRFIVIDETVNQLYGSQVTRYFEARNVLYRILPLPTTEENKSMELVTRILEEVHKFGIDRRSEPIIAIGGGVCLDVVGLAASLYRRRTPYIRVPTTLLSYIDASVGAKTGVNFANGKNKLGSYIPPVASFLDRTFIRTVPRRQVSNGMAEMLKMALMKHKGLFELLETKGRYLLDSSFQSHDKISGCCDLEDAASLSTRIAIETMLEELAPNLWEDDLDRLVDFGHLVSPELEMKVLPALLHGEAVNIDMSFMVYVAHQKGLLTGEEKARISHCMVGLELPVWHQDCTLALVQKSLSERLKHSAGSLRMPLPTGLGCAEIFHEISDEILCQAFKIWCDELGSS